In a genomic window of Gigantopelta aegis isolate Gae_Host chromosome 9, Gae_host_genome, whole genome shotgun sequence:
- the LOC121380624 gene encoding uncharacterized protein LOC121380624 produces MSVAHVKQEPLDSFDVDMKNDSYENAGSSGHVSVLKGDNQKPINQDEMLHVMSIINRCEQESVSPGSDDTRTNGQFTVNGGDGDFKHECCICNARFKSSRAFRGHGVMHRLGFDPVKRRISSSEVTQDSGSQYCRKNGFDDSPFKCDNCHAVFGSRDTYAMHMLMRAKDENCKARAQAIGIDVDASPSGQMSKSVKMADGGLYNLKDVSNDTNKLFSDYKGLMPTYAPSCADAREILACPQCGEVFPSKDTLAMHAMFHTHDKEQQPKPTRWAIVYSSPVTGLVRSPNPAVMQAMTPELLHHNESSNSSSRRLDVGQDHGATGLSNSPTADQGLDLSIGSPRGTAGQSASTSNSSSSSSSSNHKQHVSKISDVIGVVTKQDGDDGVDLSSSVEHSPQLSKNEVTNTLFSYPLKSPEPASTQLRAVSADSGAVRFQAQGVLDVKVESSIENALHRPKSTDCGTIGRKDNREKTQQNVSSPLSGRLEKAELAGLPGEHQSDIMNRMRQLRKSRYPMRKLPYGYHPLSRPWRQPERKQVEESSTKPDVPNYTAAAHSSGSSNPNQGIAQMLNLKAKDFSYCKYCEIVYLDRTLFQLHMGLHNVNNPWQCNACGKVCGNRLDFSSHVLHY; encoded by the coding sequence ATGTCAGTAGCTCATGTTAAACAAGAACCTTTAGACAGTTTTGACGTGGACATGAAAAATGACAGTTACGAAAACGCCGGCAGTAGCGGTCATGTCTCGGTGTTAAAGGGAGACAACCAGAAGCCCATAAACCAGGATGAGATGCTGCACGTGATGAGCATCATCAACAGGTGCGAGCAGGAGTCTGTATCTCCCGGATCTGACGACACGCGGACGAACGGACAGTTTACTGTAAACGGCGGCGACGGGGATTTCAAACACGAGTGCTGCATATGCAACGCGCGCTTCAAGTCGTCACGTGCATTCCGTGGTCACGGGGTCATGCACCGGCTGGGGTTTGATCCTGTTAAAAGAAGGATATCTTCTTCTGAAGTTACACAAGACTCCGGTAGCCAGTACTGTCGAAAGAACGGCTTCGATGACTCGCCCTTCAAGTGCGACAACTGTCACGCAGTGTTCGGAAGTCGCGACACCTATGCAATGCATATGCTAATGAGAGCCAAGGACGAGAACTGCAAAGCTCGTGCTCAGGCCATAGGAATCGATGTTGATGCCTCTCCATCTGGACAGATGAGCAAGAGTGTGAAGATGGCTGATGGAGGACTTTACAATCTGAAGGATGTATCTAATGATACTAATAAACTGTTTTCTGACTACAAAGGACTGATGCCTACCTACGCGCCGAGTTGTGCTGACGCTCGCGAGATCCTGGCCTGCCCGCAGTGTGGAGAGGTGTTCCCCAGCAAGGACACCCTCGCCATGCACGCCATGTTCCATACACATGACAAGGAGCAGCAGCCCAAGCCCACCAGGTGGGCGATCGTCTATTCCAGTCCAGTCACAGGACTTGTACGTTCTCCAAACCCAGCTGTTATGCAAGCTATGACACCAGAGCTATTGCATCATAACGAGTCGTCGAACAGTTCTTCGCGAAGGCTGGATGTTGGTCAGGACCACGGTGCTACTGGCTTGTCCAACTCTCCGACAGCTGACCAAGGTTTGGATCTGAGCATAGGTTCACCACGAGGTACAGCTGGTCAGTCAGCTTCTaccagcaacagcagcagcagcagcagcagcagcaaccaTAAGCAACACGTGTCAAAGATAAGTGATGTGATCGGCGTAGTAACAAAGCAAGATGGTGATGACGGTGTTGATCTCAGTTCATCGGTTGAACATTCACCACAATTGTCGAAGAATGAAGTGACGAACACATTATTTTCTTATCCACTGAAATCACCAGAACCAGCGTCCACGCAGTTACGTGCAGTGTCGGCTGACAGTGGTGCGGTCAGATTTCAAGCCCAGGGGGTACTAGATGTCAAAGTGGAATCATCTATCGAAAATGCACTACATAGACCAAAATCAACAGACTGCGGTACGATAGGACGAAAAGATAATCGTGAGAAAACTCAACAAAACGTGAGTTCCCCTCTTTCTGGCAGACTCGAAAAGGCTGAGTTGGCTGGATTACCCGGAGAACACCAGTCTGACATCATGAACAGAATGAGACAATTGAGGAAGTCCCGATATCCCATGCGGAAGCTGCCGTACGGATATCACCCGTTATCGAGACCTTGGCGACAACCGGAAAGAAAGCAGGTGGAAGAAAGCAGCACCAAACCGGATGTTCCCAACTATACTGCTGCTGCACACAGCAGTGGTTCGTCAAATCCAAACCAGGGTATTGCGCAGATGCTGAACTTAAAGGCAAAGGACTTCTCGTACTGTAAGTATTGTGAAATAGTGTACCTCGATCGTACGCTGTTTCAGCTTCACATGGGACTGCACAACGTAAACAACCCGTGGCAGTGCAACGCATGTGGGAAGGTGTGTGGCAATAGACTGGACTTTTCTTCACACGTTCTTCATTACTGA
- the LOC121380626 gene encoding uncharacterized protein LOC121380626, with protein MADRRQSQTSSSETSVKSANIPAHHKWMPYTGPVVFTGPSGLRDYRASTFDGYQAIGIGARSEESTAEVSYINRTAPGQMFQKPKNRQIGEIGWEYETFKLVKGI; from the exons ATGGCCGACAGACGCCAGTCACAGACGAGTTCGAGTGAGACGAGCGTGAAATCCGCCAACATTCCCGCTCACCACAAGTGGATGCCCTACACAGGGCCAGTCGTCTTTACAG GACCTAGTGGATTGCGCGATTACAGAGCATCAACCTTTGATGGATACCAGGCGATTGGAATCGGGGCCAGATCTGAAGAGTCCACGGCGGAGGTGTCGTATATCAACAGAACCGCGCCTGGACAAATGTTTCAGAAACCTAAGAATAGACAGATTGGTGAAATAGGATGGGAATACGAAACATTTAAACTCGTGAAGGGAATCTGA